One window of Verrucomicrobiales bacterium genomic DNA carries:
- a CDS encoding hybrid sensor histidine kinase/response regulator, translating into MKRVLVIDDTPEILEVISECLTYQGLETVVARDGTTGIALAQQKPPDLIICDVNMPGLDGYSVLMALRKIEVTATVPFIFLTGVADKIHVRRGMELGADDYLTKPFTQKELKAAVAARLEKQAELQRQADRRLDELRGSLTLALPHELRTPLNGILGLAGILIEDYANCTPNEVLATAQDIHSSAERLHHLIENFLVFAQIQLLVTERKSLADGDWLPVSGRDVIPEIAMAVARRYHREADLVLELSSVAFNVPGEKLRKILGESLDNAFKFSAPSKKVRVATQETEDGRSELVIEDHGRGMTAEQVAKIGPHIQFERQLYEQQGAGLGLIISKRMTELLGGDFLVRSTPGVGTSIHARFPAPAIREQPLSSDTELTAKAA; encoded by the coding sequence ATGAAGCGCGTTCTGGTCATCGACGACACACCCGAGATTCTGGAAGTGATCTCGGAGTGTCTGACGTACCAGGGCCTCGAAACCGTGGTTGCCCGGGACGGCACCACCGGAATAGCCCTCGCTCAGCAAAAGCCTCCCGACCTGATCATCTGCGACGTCAATATGCCCGGCTTGGATGGGTATTCCGTGTTGATGGCCCTGCGCAAGATTGAGGTCACCGCCACCGTGCCCTTTATTTTTCTGACCGGCGTGGCCGACAAGATTCATGTTCGCCGCGGGATGGAGTTGGGAGCCGACGACTACCTCACCAAGCCTTTCACCCAGAAGGAGCTGAAGGCGGCGGTCGCCGCCCGCTTGGAGAAGCAGGCCGAACTTCAGCGTCAAGCCGACCGTCGCCTGGACGAGCTGCGGGGAAGCTTGACCTTGGCGCTGCCGCACGAGCTGCGCACGCCCTTGAACGGGATTCTGGGCCTGGCTGGAATCCTGATCGAGGATTACGCCAACTGCACTCCAAACGAGGTGCTGGCCACCGCTCAGGACATCCATTCCTCGGCCGAGCGGCTGCACCACCTCATCGAGAACTTCCTGGTCTTTGCGCAGATCCAGCTGCTCGTGACGGAACGGAAGTCGTTGGCGGACGGCGATTGGCTGCCGGTTTCGGGCCGGGATGTCATTCCCGAGATCGCGATGGCAGTGGCACGGCGTTACCATCGGGAGGCCGATTTGGTATTGGAGCTTTCGAGTGTTGCGTTCAACGTTCCAGGGGAGAAGCTGCGCAAGATCCTGGGCGAATCCTTGGACAACGCCTTCAAGTTCTCAGCGCCGTCGAAGAAGGTCCGGGTGGCTACCCAAGAGACTGAGGACGGCCGCAGCGAGTTGGTGATCGAGGATCACGGCCGGGGCATGACGGCGGAGCAGGTGGCCAAGATTGGTCCGCATATCCAGTTTGAGCGTCAGTTGTATGAGCAGCAGGGCGCGGGGCTGGGGCTGATTATTTCCAAGCGCATGACCGAGCTTCTCGGAGGCGACTTCCTGGTTCGCAGCACCCCGGGTGTCGGGACATCCATCCACGCCCGGTTTCCCGCCCCCGCGATTCGTGAGCAACCCCTGTCTTCCGACACCGAGTTGACAGCCAAGGCTGCCTGA